A genomic stretch from Xanthocytophaga agilis includes:
- a CDS encoding SDR family oxidoreductase translates to MKSALVTGANKGIGFEVVRQLAQNGFFVYVGSRSLENGLSAVEKLKASGINNIEAVQLDVTDPESVSAARRWIGEKTQVLDVLVNNAGISGVLPQSALESPADQFKAVYETNLFGVIRVTQAFIDLLRKSSEPRIVNVSTSMASLTLAADIDNLNYPTRYAMYQSSKSALNMYTINLAYELRDTPFKVNAVCPGYTQTDFTNYQGTSTPQEAGQRIAKYALIGQDGPTGKFFSEEYFPAPATCPW, encoded by the coding sequence ATGAAGTCAGCATTAGTAACAGGAGCCAACAAAGGTATTGGCTTTGAAGTTGTGAGACAACTTGCTCAAAACGGGTTCTTTGTGTATGTAGGGAGCCGTAGTCTGGAAAATGGCTTGTCGGCAGTAGAAAAGCTTAAAGCCAGCGGAATCAACAACATTGAAGCTGTGCAACTGGATGTTACCGATCCGGAATCTGTCAGTGCTGCCCGTAGATGGATAGGTGAAAAAACACAGGTGCTGGATGTATTGGTTAACAATGCGGGTATTTCGGGTGTACTTCCACAGTCGGCTCTTGAGTCGCCCGCTGATCAGTTCAAAGCTGTATATGAGACCAATCTATTTGGGGTGATCAGGGTAACACAGGCGTTTATCGATCTGCTGAGAAAGTCATCAGAGCCTCGCATTGTGAATGTGAGCACCAGCATGGCTTCACTGACTCTCGCTGCCGATATTGACAATCTCAATTATCCTACCCGGTATGCTATGTATCAATCGTCTAAGTCTGCACTGAATATGTACACGATTAATCTGGCCTACGAACTTCGTGATACACCATTTAAAGTTAATGCAGTGTGTCCCGGATATACCCAAACCGATTTTACCAATTATCAAGGAACAAGCACGCCACAAGAGGCAGGACAACGAATTGCTAAATACGCGTTGATCGGTCAGGATGGACCTACCGGAAAGTTTTTCAGCGAAGAATATTTTCCAGCACCTGCTACGTGTCCCTGGTAG
- a CDS encoding AraC family transcriptional regulator, which produces MHETKGLLDRIKHHDKLSITVNEDCRIYLPEDVLQKLLQPHKLAFYYFVFMDQGSATYTVDLEDIAVSDGQMVFGLPNQIFINSPHNTSNHYSHLGFDESTLALLPRSYPFLVNPLQLNRITFDPDAQQRVKGVFANLFQLLHSSGKPRNSEIILAHLNVLLTEFNSAYFEQSAPETVANPKLSKYVAFKLAVETHLTEQHDVHTIAEKLAMTTSSLYGVVKEFSGVSPKEWITNRLMLEAQRKLQYESLSVKELAYELGFNDPDYFSRLFKKSTGKSVSAFLADLRDLSSQ; this is translated from the coding sequence ATGCACGAGACAAAAGGTTTACTCGACAGGATCAAGCACCACGATAAATTGTCGATTACAGTGAATGAAGACTGTAGAATTTACCTGCCGGAAGATGTATTGCAAAAGCTGCTTCAACCACACAAGCTTGCGTTTTATTACTTTGTGTTTATGGATCAGGGTTCTGCAACCTACACAGTAGACCTCGAGGATATTGCAGTGTCTGATGGTCAGATGGTTTTTGGATTGCCCAACCAGATTTTTATCAATTCACCACACAATACAAGCAACCATTATTCTCACCTCGGATTTGATGAAAGTACACTGGCGTTGCTTCCACGTTCGTATCCATTTCTGGTCAATCCGTTACAGCTAAACCGGATTACCTTTGACCCGGATGCCCAGCAACGGGTAAAGGGTGTTTTTGCCAATCTATTTCAGTTGCTTCATTCTTCTGGTAAGCCCAGAAATTCTGAAATCATTCTGGCACATCTGAACGTTTTGTTAACTGAGTTTAACAGCGCCTATTTTGAGCAGAGTGCACCTGAAACGGTTGCCAATCCTAAACTATCAAAATATGTTGCCTTTAAACTTGCCGTAGAAACCCACCTGACCGAGCAACACGATGTGCATACCATCGCTGAAAAGCTGGCAATGACTACCAGCAGCTTGTATGGCGTTGTGAAGGAGTTTTCGGGTGTTTCACCAAAGGAGTGGATCACCAACCGACTTATGCTGGAGGCGCAACGAAAGTTACAGTATGAGTCTCTTTCAGTAAAGGAACTGGCTTACGAACTGGGCTTTAATGACCCTGATTACTTTTCGCGGTTGTTTAAAAAGAGCACAGGCAAGAGCGTGAGTGCCTTTTTAGCTGACCTGCGCGATTTGTCCAGTCAATAA
- a CDS encoding metallophosphoesterase has translation MLEIGYTNEYEVRYESYPFPDQLGFSVLYLSDLHVNRYSSTLIDNLEVSIDRLNPSVVLLGGDYIDSKGGIKHFQKLLAFLSQRSHVFAIAGNHDYFFGINAIQKMVEDQGIIWLEGKSYEIEVNGLKVQVTNEVSGNVSINTPIRILCVHHPIDPDQIQDKYHLVFAGHLHGCQVVLWETEKGLYPGKWFYRRNFLKASRKNSLYLISKGLGDTLPIRYNCKKDILLVTIGNPVLL, from the coding sequence ATGTTAGAGATCGGCTATACAAATGAATATGAAGTTCGTTATGAATCTTATCCATTTCCGGATCAACTAGGGTTCAGTGTGCTGTATCTTTCCGATTTGCACGTAAACCGATATAGTAGTACATTGATTGACAATCTGGAAGTTAGTATCGACAGATTGAACCCTTCTGTTGTTTTACTGGGAGGTGATTATATTGATTCGAAAGGTGGAATAAAACACTTTCAAAAGCTGCTTGCATTCCTTTCTCAAAGATCCCATGTATTTGCTATTGCAGGAAATCATGATTATTTCTTTGGAATTAATGCCATACAGAAAATGGTAGAGGATCAGGGAATCATATGGTTGGAAGGAAAGTCATACGAGATTGAGGTGAATGGTCTTAAAGTGCAAGTGACAAATGAGGTGAGTGGTAATGTAAGCATAAACACCCCTATACGTATCTTGTGTGTACATCATCCGATAGATCCTGACCAGATACAAGATAAGTATCATCTTGTATTTGCAGGACATCTGCATGGTTGTCAGGTTGTATTATGGGAAACAGAAAAAGGGTTGTATCCGGGGAAATGGTTTTACAGAAGGAACTTTCTGAAAGCTAGCCGGAAAAATAGTTTGTATCTGATTAGCAAGGGACTTGGAGACACCTTGCCCATACGTTATAATTGTAAAAAGGATATTCTTCTGGTTACTATCGGAAATCCAGTACTTCTTTAA